One region of Pseudomonas alvandae genomic DNA includes:
- a CDS encoding YmfQ family protein, with protein sequence MAVARTADQYRQQLSGLLPPGPAWDPELVPEIALVLSGVSQEFARLDARAVDLLNEMDPADVSELVPDWEAIMGLPDPCLGLNPAFEDRRLAVRRRLVEVGGQSISYFIDIAVSQGYPDATITEHRAPRMGRSRFGVARFGGWSAQFMWTLNTGGRQRQGRRFGASYWGERFGVNPGNPLECQIRRAAPAHTVVQINYN encoded by the coding sequence ATGGCTGTAGCCCGAACTGCCGATCAGTATCGGCAGCAACTGAGTGGCCTGCTGCCGCCCGGCCCTGCCTGGGATCCCGAACTGGTGCCGGAAATCGCGCTGGTTCTCTCTGGCGTGTCGCAGGAGTTCGCCCGGCTCGATGCCCGTGCAGTGGACTTGCTTAACGAGATGGACCCCGCCGACGTGAGCGAGCTGGTGCCCGATTGGGAGGCGATCATGGGCCTACCTGATCCTTGCCTGGGCCTGAACCCCGCGTTTGAGGATAGGCGCCTGGCGGTTCGTCGGCGGCTCGTCGAGGTGGGCGGGCAAAGCATCTCCTATTTCATCGACATAGCCGTCAGCCAGGGCTACCCCGACGCCACCATTACCGAACACCGAGCGCCCCGAATGGGGCGTTCTCGTTTTGGCGTGGCGCGCTTTGGTGGATGGAGCGCCCAGTTCATGTGGACCCTGAACACCGGGGGCCGCCAACGGCAGGGCCGGCGTTTCGGCGCGAGTTATTGGGGCGAGCGCTTCGGCGTGAATCCAGGCAACCCGCTCGAATGCCAGATCCGGCGCGCGGCACCGGCGCACACCGTCGTACAGATAAATTACAACTGA
- a CDS encoding baseplate J/gp47 family protein: MPFETPSLPVLVDRTQSDLASDTLRRSDAQVLARTLAGTAYGLYGYLDWIAEQILPDRADEETLERIAQLRLTQPRNPAQPASGTASFTAVAGAVVDAETVLQAADGRTYRVTTNVTTVAGLNTVAVEAVDAGTLGNADTGLALTLVQPVAGVTNSFTVLAPGLTGGIAQESIESLRARVIRSYRVIPHGGSAADYETWALEVPGVTRAWCRGNYVGPGTVGLFVMRDGDDVPVPNPAQLAEVMAYIEPLRPVTAELYVLAPVEVPVAYSIHPVPDTTAIRAAIQAQLIDLHDREAGLGETLLLTHIAQAISGAAGETDHDLVSPVADVPAGINQLLTFGGITWL, from the coding sequence ATGCCGTTTGAAACGCCCTCGCTGCCGGTGCTGGTCGATCGCACCCAGAGCGACCTTGCCAGCGACACGCTTCGCCGTTCGGATGCCCAGGTGCTGGCGCGGACGTTGGCCGGTACCGCTTATGGCCTGTACGGCTATTTGGATTGGATCGCCGAACAGATCCTGCCCGACCGGGCGGACGAAGAAACACTGGAGCGGATTGCCCAGTTGCGCCTGACCCAGCCGAGAAACCCGGCGCAGCCTGCGTCGGGGACGGCTTCGTTCACCGCTGTAGCGGGCGCCGTGGTTGATGCTGAAACCGTGCTCCAGGCAGCGGACGGTCGTACCTACCGGGTAACCACAAACGTCACCACCGTTGCGGGACTCAATACCGTGGCGGTGGAAGCGGTAGACGCCGGAACCTTGGGCAACGCGGATACCGGCCTGGCCCTTACCCTGGTTCAGCCCGTGGCAGGCGTTACCAACAGCTTCACGGTGCTGGCGCCTGGGCTCACTGGCGGCATCGCGCAAGAGAGCATCGAGTCGCTTCGTGCCCGGGTCATTCGCTCGTACCGCGTCATCCCGCACGGCGGGTCGGCGGCAGATTACGAAACCTGGGCGCTTGAGGTGCCAGGCGTTACCCGGGCCTGGTGCCGAGGCAACTACGTCGGACCCGGAACGGTGGGCCTGTTCGTCATGCGAGACGGTGACGACGTGCCAGTGCCCAATCCTGCCCAGCTTGCCGAGGTGATGGCCTACATCGAGCCGCTTCGCCCTGTGACGGCTGAACTGTACGTGCTGGCGCCCGTTGAGGTGCCGGTGGCCTACAGCATTCACCCGGTGCCGGACACCACGGCCATTCGCGCGGCCATCCAGGCCCAATTGATTGACCTGCACGATCGTGAGGCCGGCCTGGGTGAAACCTTGCTGCTGACGCACATCGCCCAGGCCATCAGCGGCGCGGCCGGCGAAACGGACCACGACCTTGTATCACCTGTGGCCGACGTGCCGGCGGGCATCAACCAGTTGCTCACCTTCGGAGGCATCACATGGCTGTAG
- a CDS encoding phage baseplate assembly protein V: MTVKNMLARGTVVLVDALKKMQSLQMRLTAGELKDNAEHFEPYGFTSNPLAGAEVLTAFIGGDRSHAVVLVAADRRYRIQSMKPGEVAIYTDEGDKIHFKRGRIIDIETGTLNIKATTAVNFETPVINQTGQIVSVGDQLAGGISQINHVHTGVQAGSGQSGAPAAGG, translated from the coding sequence ATGACCGTGAAAAACATGCTGGCCCGCGGCACCGTGGTGCTCGTCGACGCCCTGAAGAAAATGCAGTCCTTGCAGATGCGCCTCACCGCCGGCGAACTGAAGGACAACGCCGAGCACTTCGAGCCCTACGGCTTCACCAGCAACCCGCTGGCTGGCGCCGAGGTGCTGACCGCCTTTATCGGCGGCGACCGCTCCCACGCTGTGGTGCTGGTCGCGGCTGATCGCCGGTACCGGATCCAGTCCATGAAGCCCGGCGAAGTCGCGATCTACACCGATGAGGGCGACAAGATCCACTTCAAGCGCGGCCGGATTATCGACATCGAAACCGGCACGCTGAACATCAAGGCCACGACGGCGGTGAATTTCGAAACGCCGGTGATCAACCAGACCGGCCAGATTGTTTCTGTAGGCGACCAGCTGGCCGGTGGCATCAGCCAGATCAACCACGTACACACCGGTGTCCAGGCCGGTAGCGGACAAAGCGGCGCGCCCGCTGCGGGGGGATGA
- a CDS encoding phage baseplate assembly protein, with translation MTEDQNTVSLAVDGLDYSGWKSVEITAGLEDQARSFTLSITWKWPGQNVAVPIRQGAKCHVRIGGDLVLTGWVFSSPIDYDHQQITTTISGRSLTADLVDCAAVNKPGQWNNQSVLTIVRALAAPYGISVRTEIPEGAKLSDHTIEPGETAFESIDRLLTLFRVFSTDDARGMAVLARPGSEGRSFDHLEVGKNILTGSAPLDFSGVFSEYQVLGQRSGTDDEFGEAAAEVSAVLTDERTTRKRVLIIQESGQMTSELAQARANWERGTRMGKALTTTYTVQGWRQTNGALWKHNTLVRVIDPIIGFDRWMLIARVTYTLTEGGMITKMEVGPPDSYEPEPHDPHKNRKLKKGGKADNFEYLIPADYEPKQ, from the coding sequence ATGACCGAAGATCAGAACACCGTCAGCCTAGCGGTTGACGGTCTGGATTACTCCGGCTGGAAATCGGTTGAGATCACCGCTGGGCTCGAGGATCAGGCCAGGTCATTCACCCTGAGCATCACCTGGAAATGGCCTGGGCAGAACGTCGCGGTACCGATCCGGCAGGGTGCCAAGTGCCATGTGCGTATCGGCGGCGACCTGGTGCTGACTGGCTGGGTGTTTTCCTCGCCGATCGACTACGACCACCAGCAAATCACAACGACCATCAGCGGCCGGTCGTTGACTGCCGACCTGGTGGACTGCGCGGCCGTGAACAAGCCGGGCCAGTGGAACAACCAGAGCGTGCTCACCATCGTCAGGGCGCTGGCGGCGCCGTATGGGATATCCGTGCGCACCGAGATTCCCGAAGGCGCGAAGCTGTCGGACCACACCATCGAGCCAGGCGAGACGGCCTTCGAATCCATCGACCGTTTGCTGACGCTGTTCCGGGTGTTCTCCACCGACGATGCGCGCGGCATGGCCGTGCTAGCCCGGCCAGGAAGTGAAGGCCGGTCCTTCGATCATCTGGAGGTCGGCAAGAACATCCTCACCGGTAGCGCGCCGCTGGATTTCTCCGGAGTGTTCTCCGAATACCAGGTGCTCGGCCAGCGCTCGGGCACGGACGATGAGTTTGGGGAGGCGGCTGCCGAAGTGTCGGCGGTGCTGACCGATGAGCGAACCACCCGTAAGCGGGTGCTGATCATTCAAGAGTCTGGGCAGATGACCAGCGAGCTTGCGCAGGCCCGGGCCAACTGGGAGCGCGGCACCCGTATGGGCAAGGCGCTGACCACCACCTACACCGTTCAGGGCTGGCGCCAAACCAACGGGGCGCTTTGGAAGCACAACACCCTGGTGCGCGTGATCGACCCCATCATCGGTTTCGACCGTTGGATGCTGATCGCTCGGGTGACCTACACCCTGACCGAGGGCGGCATGATCACGAAAATGGAAGTCGGGCCGCCGGACAGCTACGAGCCGGAACCGCATGACCCGCACAAGAACCGCAAGCTGAAGAAGGGCGGCAAGGCCGACAACTTCGAATACCTGATTCCAGCCGACTACGAGCCAAAACAATGA
- a CDS encoding DNA circularization protein, protein MARDWRKELLPASFRGISFLIPRASVPVGQKGQLHEYPQRDNPYFEQLGKQAQIHTMTAWVIGDDCFERRDKLLEALDTPGPGELVHPWLGRMQVKVGDCNLSHELTAGGMVSFDLTFYPDKPLTFPTAKVNSQQQVVKASDSMLGSALERYKQAMAKVDQARLGLLRLRNSLSNVYAVIQQQFAPFVGVFTNLTGFAQSLMNSPGALSSLFSSYFNDFSLQDSAFADTSSSYKNAVATTTQQTEAVTAINTVSQSGGIDSAAAAQATANLVQDALLVQMALIISEMPIASQPVSSGSTPSVEQQAILPVVRPEVPVADDVLQLRDSLSDAIFEASLKADPAHYVVMNTLRQTLVKHLTAVAESGVRLVDVTPPETMSALVLAYQRFGDATRSAEVVQRNRIRHPGFVPAASIKIAQR, encoded by the coding sequence ATGGCACGCGATTGGCGCAAAGAGCTGTTGCCGGCGTCGTTCCGAGGGATCAGTTTTTTGATCCCTCGGGCGTCGGTGCCGGTCGGCCAAAAAGGGCAGCTTCACGAATACCCCCAGCGGGACAATCCTTACTTCGAACAGCTAGGCAAGCAAGCCCAGATCCACACCATGACCGCGTGGGTGATCGGTGACGATTGCTTCGAGCGGCGCGACAAACTGCTGGAGGCGTTGGACACCCCCGGCCCAGGCGAACTGGTTCACCCCTGGCTTGGGCGCATGCAGGTAAAGGTAGGCGACTGCAACTTGTCTCACGAGCTCACCGCCGGCGGCATGGTCAGCTTTGACCTGACGTTCTACCCGGACAAACCGCTGACGTTCCCGACGGCCAAGGTGAACAGCCAGCAGCAGGTGGTGAAAGCGTCGGACAGCATGCTGGGATCGGCCTTGGAGCGGTACAAGCAGGCAATGGCGAAGGTTGATCAGGCCCGCCTGGGCCTGCTCCGCCTGCGCAATAGCCTGTCGAACGTCTACGCGGTCATCCAGCAACAGTTCGCCCCTTTCGTTGGGGTATTCACCAACCTGACGGGGTTCGCCCAGTCGTTGATGAACTCGCCAGGGGCGCTGTCGTCGCTGTTCTCCAGCTACTTCAACGACTTTTCGTTGCAGGACAGCGCTTTCGCTGACACCAGTTCGAGCTACAAGAATGCGGTGGCCACCACCACCCAGCAAACCGAGGCAGTGACAGCCATCAACACTGTGAGCCAGTCCGGCGGCATCGACTCGGCAGCCGCGGCCCAGGCCACCGCAAATCTGGTACAGGACGCGCTGCTGGTTCAGATGGCGCTGATCATCAGTGAAATGCCCATCGCCTCGCAGCCTGTCTCCAGCGGTTCGACGCCCAGCGTTGAGCAGCAGGCCATCTTGCCAGTGGTTCGGCCAGAGGTGCCCGTGGCGGACGACGTGCTGCAGCTGCGAGACAGCCTCAGTGACGCGATTTTTGAAGCATCGCTGAAAGCCGACCCCGCTCATTACGTCGTGATGAACACGCTGCGCCAGACCCTGGTGAAACACCTGACGGCGGTTGCCGAGTCTGGGGTGCGGCTGGTTGACGTCACGCCGCCCGAAACCATGTCGGCCCTGGTGCTGGCTTACCAGCGCTTCGGCGATGCCACCCGCTCGGCAGAAGTCGTGCAGCGCAATCGCATCCGTCATCCGGGCTTTGTTCCGGCGGCATCGATCAAAATCGCCCAGAGGTAA
- a CDS encoding phage GP46 family protein codes for MLTQPSVESALIRAVVISLYTWRRADTDDPVDDDQLYGWWGDSYPAIADDRIGSRLWLLRRVKLTDATQRDAEFYAAEALRWLIDDGHVLDVSISSNRADTNRLNLGVVLTIADGTRLEIPSTPTWQVIYAV; via the coding sequence ATGCTTACTCAACCTTCCGTTGAATCCGCGCTGATTCGGGCGGTGGTGATCAGCCTGTACACCTGGCGCCGCGCTGATACCGATGACCCGGTAGACGATGACCAGTTGTACGGCTGGTGGGGCGACAGTTACCCGGCCATCGCCGACGACCGCATCGGCTCGCGCCTCTGGTTGCTGCGCCGGGTCAAGCTCACCGACGCCACGCAGCGTGACGCGGAGTTCTATGCCGCCGAGGCGCTGCGCTGGCTGATTGATGACGGGCATGTCCTGGACGTTTCCATCAGCAGCAACAGGGCGGATACCAACCGATTGAACCTCGGTGTGGTCCTGACCATTGCGGACGGCACGCGCCTGGAAATCCCATCCACCCCGACATGGCAGGTGATCTATGCCGTTTGA